In one window of Pseudomonas benzenivorans DNA:
- the accC gene encoding acetyl-CoA carboxylase biotin carboxylase subunit produces the protein MLEKVLIANRGEIALRVLRACKELGIKTVAVHSTADRELMHLALADESVCIGPAPGAQSYLNIPAIISAAEVTGATAIHPGYGFLAENADFAEQVENSGFAFIGPKAETIRLMGDKVSAKEAMIKSGVPVVPGSDGPLPEDEETALAIAREVGYPVIIKAAGGGGGRGMRVVHKEEDLIKSAKLTRSEAGAVFGNPMVYLEKFLGNPRHVEVQVLSDGQGNAIHLGDRDCSLQRRHQKVLEEAPAPFIDERARAQVLDRCVNACIEIGYRGAGTFEFLYEDGNFYFIEMNTRVQVEHPVTEMVTGVDIVKEMLSIAAGNKLSIKQEDVVIRGHALECRINAEDPDNFMPCPGKVKHFHAPGGFGVRVDSHLYSGYSVPPNYDSLIGKLITYGASRDEALARMRNALQEIVVDGIKTNVPLHRELVIDKGFCQGGVNIHYLEKKLGMDKH, from the coding sequence ATGTTGGAAAAAGTCCTGATCGCCAACCGCGGCGAGATTGCCCTGCGCGTGCTGCGCGCCTGTAAGGAACTGGGCATCAAGACCGTGGCGGTGCACTCCACCGCCGACCGCGAACTGATGCACCTGGCCCTGGCCGACGAATCGGTGTGCATCGGCCCGGCGCCTGGCGCCCAGTCCTACCTGAACATCCCGGCGATCATCAGCGCCGCGGAAGTCACCGGTGCCACCGCCATCCACCCCGGCTACGGCTTCCTCGCGGAAAACGCCGACTTCGCCGAGCAGGTGGAGAACTCCGGCTTCGCCTTCATCGGCCCCAAGGCCGAGACCATCCGCCTGATGGGCGACAAGGTCTCGGCCAAGGAGGCCATGATCAAGTCCGGCGTACCGGTGGTCCCCGGCTCCGACGGCCCGCTGCCGGAAGACGAGGAGACCGCCCTGGCGATCGCCCGTGAGGTCGGCTACCCGGTGATCATCAAGGCCGCCGGCGGCGGCGGTGGTCGCGGCATGCGCGTGGTGCACAAGGAAGAAGACCTGATCAAGTCGGCCAAGCTGACCCGCAGCGAAGCCGGTGCGGTGTTCGGCAACCCGATGGTCTACCTGGAGAAGTTCCTCGGCAATCCACGCCACGTGGAAGTCCAGGTACTGTCCGACGGCCAGGGCAACGCCATCCACCTGGGCGACCGCGACTGCTCGCTGCAGCGCCGCCACCAGAAGGTCCTGGAAGAAGCCCCGGCCCCGTTCATCGATGAGCGGGCGCGCGCCCAGGTCCTCGACCGCTGCGTCAACGCCTGCATCGAGATCGGCTACCGCGGCGCCGGCACCTTCGAGTTCCTCTACGAGGACGGTAACTTCTACTTCATCGAGATGAACACCCGCGTCCAGGTCGAGCACCCGGTCACCGAGATGGTCACCGGCGTCGACATCGTCAAGGAGATGCTGAGCATCGCCGCGGGCAACAAGCTGTCGATCAAGCAGGAAGACGTGGTGATCCGCGGCCATGCCCTGGAATGCCGGATCAACGCCGAGGACCCGGACAACTTCATGCCCTGCCCGGGCAAGGTCAAGCACTTCCATGCCCCGGGCGGCTTCGGCGTGCGGGTCGACTCGCACCTGTACAGCGGCTACAGCGTGCCGCCGAACTACGACTCGCTGATCGGCAAGCTGATCACCTACGGCGCCAGCCGTGACGAGGCGCTGGCGCGCATGCGCAACGCCCTGCAGGAGATCGTGGTCGACGGCATCAAGACCAACGTGCCGCTGCACCGCGAGCTGGTCATCGACAAGGGCTTCTGCCAAGGCGGGGTGAACATCCACTACCTGGAAAAGAAACTGGGTATGGACAAGCACTGA
- the accB gene encoding acetyl-CoA carboxylase biotin carboxyl carrier protein: MDIRKVKKLIELLEESGIDELEIREGEESVRISRHSKQAAIMQQPVYAQAPAPAAPAAAPAAPAAEAAAPAAPKLNGTVVRSPMVGTFYRASSPTSGNFVEVGQSVKKGDILCIVEAMKMMNHIEAETSGVIESILGENGQPVEYDQPLFTIV; this comes from the coding sequence ATGGATATTCGTAAAGTCAAGAAACTGATCGAACTGCTGGAAGAGTCCGGCATCGACGAGCTGGAGATTCGCGAAGGCGAAGAGTCCGTGCGCATCAGCCGCCACAGCAAGCAAGCCGCCATCATGCAGCAGCCGGTCTATGCCCAGGCGCCTGCGCCTGCCGCCCCGGCCGCCGCGCCGGCTGCCCCTGCCGCCGAAGCTGCCGCGCCGGCCGCGCCCAAGCTGAACGGCACCGTGGTGCGCTCGCCGATGGTCGGCACCTTCTACCGCGCCTCCTCGCCCACCTCGGGCAACTTCGTCGAAGTCGGCCAGAGCGTGAAGAAGGGCGACATCCTCTGCATCGTCGAGGCGATGAAGATGATGAACCACATCGAGGCCGAGACCAGCGGCGTGATCGAATCCATCCTGGGCGAGAACGGCCAGCCGGTGGAATACGATCAGCCCCTGTTCACCATCGTTTGA
- the aroQ gene encoding type II 3-dehydroquinate dehydratase: MATLLVLHGPNLNLLGSREPGVYGATTLAQINLDLERRAREAGHHLQYLQSNAEYELIDRIHAAKDEGVDFILINPAAFTHTSVALRDALLAVSIPFIEVHLSNVHKREPFRHHSYFSDVAVGVICGLGASGYRLALEAALEQLERP; this comes from the coding sequence ATGGCCACCTTGTTGGTATTGCACGGGCCCAACCTCAACTTGCTGGGCAGCCGCGAGCCGGGCGTCTACGGCGCCACCACCCTGGCGCAGATCAACCTCGACCTGGAGCGCCGTGCCCGCGAAGCCGGCCACCACCTGCAGTACCTGCAGAGCAATGCCGAGTACGAGCTGATCGACCGCATTCACGCCGCGAAGGACGAAGGTGTCGACTTTATCCTGATCAATCCCGCCGCTTTTACCCATACCAGCGTCGCATTACGTGACGCGTTGCTGGCGGTGAGCATCCCATTCATCGAAGTGCACCTGTCCAACGTGCACAAACGCGAACCTTTCCGCCATCACTCCTACTTTTCCGACGTCGCGGTAGGAGTGATCTGCGGCCTTGGCGCCAGCGGCTACCGCCTGGCCCTGGAGGCCGCGCTCGAACAACTTGAACGGCCCTGA
- a CDS encoding protein-disulfide reductase DsbD produces the protein MHRLLCLLLLLFTLPAGAGLLDNRPAAAPLGAALNNSADFLPVREAFKLSLVDSSADSLKLRFVAADGYYLYKHRFKFASAPADVGLAEAQLPAGKRKTDEYFGDVEVYYGVLDVELPRNAADGRPFDLQVTYQGCADKGLCYPPETETLAIDGGQAGDGTSAAAASGWRWTDLALFFLAGLGLTFTPCVLPMLPILSGVVLRGRPSNRRGLVLSLAYVLPMAACYAALGALMGMFGASLNLQAMLQSPWVLVPFATFFALFALAMFGLFELRLPAFIRERLDRKAAQTRGGTVAGAATLGVLSSLIVSPCVTAPLTGLLLYISSTGDALGGGLQLFALGLGMGAPLVLIGAGGGALLPRSGAWMTGVRNLFGVMLLAVSVWLLERVLPGPLALALWGLLAGGAALFLGALEFGPKSHVQKLGQLAGLFLLVYALASWTGALQGQDDPLRPLGRPAPPAGTLASQVGVEGWQTVSSPAELDTALASAQADGQPLLLDWYADWCISCKVIEREVLSAPQVGSQLAGFRLVRFDMTDSTPAQRALLDRYQLFGPPAILLFAPRGDEWLDLRVVGEVDAVTFAARLQQARERL, from the coding sequence ATGCACCGCCTGCTCTGCCTGCTCCTGCTGCTGTTCACCCTGCCCGCCGGCGCCGGCCTGCTCGATAACCGCCCCGCAGCAGCCCCGCTGGGCGCGGCGCTGAACAACAGCGCGGACTTCCTGCCGGTGCGCGAGGCCTTCAAGCTGAGCCTGGTCGACAGCTCGGCCGACTCGCTCAAGCTGCGTTTCGTCGCCGCCGACGGCTACTACCTCTACAAGCACCGCTTCAAGTTCGCCAGCGCGCCGGCCGATGTCGGCCTGGCCGAGGCGCAACTGCCGGCCGGCAAGCGCAAGACCGACGAGTACTTCGGCGACGTCGAGGTGTACTACGGCGTGCTCGACGTCGAGTTGCCGCGCAACGCCGCAGACGGCCGGCCGTTCGATCTGCAGGTCACCTACCAGGGCTGCGCCGACAAGGGCCTGTGCTATCCGCCGGAAACCGAGACCCTGGCCATCGACGGCGGCCAGGCGGGCGACGGCACCTCGGCCGCCGCGGCCTCCGGCTGGCGCTGGACCGACCTGGCGCTGTTCTTCCTCGCCGGCCTGGGCCTGACCTTCACCCCCTGCGTGCTGCCCATGCTGCCGATCCTCTCGGGGGTGGTGCTGCGTGGCCGCCCGAGCAACCGCCGGGGCCTGGTGCTGTCGCTGGCCTATGTGCTGCCGATGGCGGCCTGCTATGCGGCCCTGGGCGCTTTGATGGGGATGTTCGGCGCCAGCCTGAACCTGCAGGCCATGCTGCAGTCGCCCTGGGTGCTGGTGCCCTTCGCCACCTTCTTCGCCCTATTCGCCCTGGCCATGTTCGGCCTGTTCGAGTTGCGCCTGCCGGCCTTCATTCGCGAACGCCTCGACCGCAAGGCGGCGCAGACCCGCGGCGGCACAGTCGCCGGGGCGGCCACCCTCGGCGTGCTCTCCAGCCTGATCGTCTCGCCCTGCGTCACCGCCCCGCTGACCGGCCTGCTGCTGTACATCAGCAGCACCGGCGATGCCCTCGGCGGCGGCCTGCAGCTGTTCGCCCTGGGCCTGGGCATGGGCGCCCCGCTGGTGCTGATCGGCGCCGGCGGCGGCGCGCTGCTGCCCAGGAGCGGCGCCTGGATGACCGGGGTGCGCAACCTGTTCGGCGTGATGCTCCTGGCGGTCTCCGTCTGGCTGCTCGAACGGGTCCTGCCCGGCCCGCTGGCCCTGGCCCTGTGGGGCCTGCTGGCCGGCGGCGCCGCACTGTTCCTCGGCGCCCTGGAGTTCGGACCGAAGAGCCACGTGCAGAAGCTCGGCCAGCTGGCCGGTCTGTTCCTGCTGGTCTATGCCCTGGCCAGCTGGACCGGCGCCCTGCAGGGCCAGGACGACCCGCTACGCCCCCTCGGCCGCCCCGCCCCCCCGGCTGGCACCCTGGCCAGCCAGGTCGGCGTCGAAGGCTGGCAGACCGTCAGCAGCCCCGCCGAACTGGATACCGCGCTGGCCTCCGCCCAGGCCGACGGTCAGCCGTTGCTGCTCGACTGGTACGCCGACTGGTGCATCAGCTGCAAGGTGATCGAGCGCGAAGTGCTCAGCGCCCCGCAGGTGGGCAGCCAGCTGGCCGGCTTCCGTCTGGTACGCTTCGACATGACCGACAGCACCCCGGCCCAGCGTGCCCTGCTCGACCGTTATCAGCTGTTCGGCCCGCCGGCGATCCTGCTGTTCGCCCCCAGGGGCGACGAATGGCTGGACCTGCGGGTGGTCGGCGAGGTGGACGCCGTCACCTTCGCCGCCCGCCTGCAGCAGGCCCGCGAACGCCTCTGA
- a CDS encoding methyl-accepting chemotaxis protein produces MRLKSLTNLNTLLLVAVCIALGAALWWSQRALERPYLLMERYLSLSQQFQQAVARNILDYLDNGDALRHSSALQALDSLEPAVASLPPQLAEDLRPSLVELRDFAAGELLAAGKLAGDPQGLLLQAEREMAGALEQLAQYADSADAGAALAYRRPLFDAAQHLARLAHARNKLVSSGRGELTAAVERELAALRRQAEALNALPLLGVVDDGASASDGFAALLGLDSDSQNAQAQDRGITLKRDFASLVGRYPAELQRTQTLIGQRGELIEATRTRVDKVQQALAALEPLVRAEHGRIQGEVRLIQGLMIGLILLIALTIDRIQRRLTLLLEQLVPALSSWAQGDFGEAVQLDTRIRELGDIAESLNRLRSYLVELVGTIRQHAEQVAGSSRTLADLSGGLHAGAERQAGDTAQIRDALGELEATIVQVAGDASQAADASRDADRALGQGQQVIGQSLAGLHALVGEVQGNAQAIECLAEETATIGNVLTVIRGVAEQTNLLALNAAIEAARAGEAGRGFAVVADEVRSLSQRTGSATAEIQELIGRLQQAARQSVDAMRAQVEHAETTASQAEAADGALDEIVKAIRTIASMAERIADATAQQRGAASGIRGHSERIHQLGGDNLQRIGAARLQGEQLLHLGEQLHTAAQAFRL; encoded by the coding sequence ATGCGCCTGAAGTCACTCACCAACCTCAACACCCTGCTGCTGGTCGCCGTGTGCATCGCCCTGGGCGCCGCGCTCTGGTGGTCGCAGCGCGCCCTGGAGCGCCCCTACCTGCTGATGGAGCGCTACCTGAGCCTGTCGCAACAGTTCCAGCAGGCGGTCGCCCGCAACATCCTCGATTACCTCGACAACGGCGACGCCCTGCGCCACAGCAGCGCCCTGCAGGCCCTCGACAGCCTGGAGCCGGCGGTCGCCTCACTGCCGCCGCAACTGGCCGAGGACCTGCGCCCCAGCCTCGTCGAGTTGCGCGACTTCGCCGCCGGCGAGCTGCTCGCCGCCGGCAAGCTGGCCGGCGACCCCCAGGGCCTGCTGCTGCAGGCCGAACGGGAAATGGCCGGCGCCCTGGAACAGCTCGCCCAGTACGCCGACAGCGCCGATGCCGGCGCGGCCCTGGCCTACCGCCGCCCGCTGTTCGACGCGGCCCAGCACCTGGCACGCCTGGCCCACGCGCGCAACAAGCTGGTCAGCAGCGGCCGCGGCGAACTGACCGCCGCCGTCGAGCGCGAGCTGGCCGCCCTGCGCCGCCAGGCCGAGGCGCTGAATGCCCTGCCACTGCTGGGCGTGGTCGACGACGGTGCCTCGGCCAGCGACGGCTTCGCCGCCCTGCTCGGCCTGGACAGCGACAGCCAAAACGCCCAGGCGCAAGACCGCGGCATCACCCTCAAGCGCGACTTCGCCAGCCTGGTCGGCCGCTACCCGGCCGAGCTGCAGCGCACCCAGACGCTGATCGGGCAACGCGGCGAGCTGATCGAGGCCACCCGCACGCGGGTGGATAAGGTGCAGCAGGCCCTCGCCGCCCTGGAGCCGCTGGTGCGCGCCGAGCACGGCCGCATCCAGGGCGAGGTGCGCCTCATCCAGGGCCTGATGATCGGCCTGATCCTGCTCATCGCCCTGACCATCGACCGCATTCAGCGGCGCCTGACCCTGTTGCTCGAACAGTTGGTGCCGGCCCTGTCATCCTGGGCCCAGGGCGACTTCGGCGAGGCGGTGCAGCTGGACACGCGCATCCGCGAACTGGGCGATATCGCCGAGTCGCTCAACCGCCTGCGCAGCTATCTGGTCGAGCTGGTCGGCACCATCCGTCAACACGCCGAACAGGTCGCCGGTTCCAGCCGCACCCTGGCCGACCTCAGCGGCGGCCTGCACGCCGGGGCCGAACGCCAGGCCGGCGACACGGCGCAGATTCGCGACGCCCTCGGCGAGCTGGAGGCGACCATCGTCCAGGTGGCCGGCGACGCCAGCCAGGCCGCCGATGCCAGCCGCGACGCCGATCGCGCCCTGGGTCAGGGCCAGCAGGTCATCGGCCAGAGCCTGGCCGGCCTGCACGCTCTGGTCGGCGAGGTGCAAGGCAACGCCCAGGCCATCGAATGCCTGGCCGAGGAAACCGCCACCATCGGCAACGTGCTCACGGTGATCCGCGGCGTCGCCGAGCAGACCAACCTGCTGGCCCTCAACGCCGCCATCGAGGCGGCCCGCGCCGGCGAGGCCGGCCGCGGCTTTGCCGTGGTCGCCGACGAGGTGCGTTCGCTGTCGCAGCGCACCGGCAGCGCCACCGCCGAGATCCAGGAGCTGATCGGCCGCCTGCAGCAGGCCGCACGCCAGTCGGTGGACGCCATGCGCGCCCAGGTCGAGCACGCCGAAACCACCGCCAGCCAGGCCGAGGCCGCCGACGGTGCCTTGGACGAGATCGTCAAGGCGATCCGCACCATCGCCAGCATGGCCGAGCGCATCGCCGATGCCACCGCCCAGCAACGCGGCGCGGCCAGCGGAATCCGCGGCCACAGCGAACGCATCCACCAACTCGGCGGCGACAACCTGCAGCGGATCGGCGCCGCACGCCTGCAGGGCGAACAGCTGCTGCACCTGGGCGAGCAGTTGCATACCGCGGCGCAGGCGTTCCGCCTCTAG
- a CDS encoding PleD family two-component system response regulator — protein sequence MTEHTDPGRDQLKQHFAQRVINQARQVLEVWQRLQRQDWNEARMHELREAALLLQRYAERFDQAEHAQLAEAVGHCMHVAADNHGRLTSELIGELNRLMQQLSRTGLRHGDRFEQTLLPPLRKPVYLALQHLERAEHLAQQLAFFGMSAQPLDSANAFRAAMLERHPAAILMDVNFSGPGAGLHLAAAVQQGLEQKIPLLFCGPEDTDTPTRLTAVRAGGQEFLTGSLDASGLLERIEVLTQVAQYDPYRVLIIDDSRAQATHTERVLNGAGILTRTLTEPIQAMAELAEFQPDLIILDMYMPGCSGTELAKVIRHNDRYVGVPIIYLSAEDDLDKQLDAMSEGGDDFLTKPIKPRHLIATVRNRAARARHLKARMVRDSLTGLYNHTHTLQLLEDARYRAQRDGQPLSFAMLDIDYFKRVNDTYGHPMGDRVIKSLALFLKQRLRKTDHIGRYGGEEFAVVMPGTDARAAQQVIDGIRRRFAEIHYPAHPQDLSCTFSAGIAELRDDMDGKHLSQQADEALYRAKHGGRNRVERYVAD from the coding sequence ATGACCGAGCACACCGACCCCGGCCGCGATCAGCTCAAGCAACACTTCGCCCAGCGCGTGATCAACCAGGCGCGCCAGGTGCTGGAGGTCTGGCAACGGCTGCAGCGCCAGGACTGGAACGAGGCACGCATGCACGAGTTGCGCGAGGCGGCGTTGCTGCTGCAGCGCTATGCCGAACGCTTCGACCAGGCCGAGCATGCGCAACTGGCCGAGGCTGTCGGACATTGCATGCACGTGGCAGCCGACAACCATGGACGCCTGACCAGCGAGCTGATCGGCGAACTCAACCGACTGATGCAGCAGCTGTCACGTACCGGCCTGCGCCACGGCGACCGTTTCGAACAGACCTTGCTGCCACCACTGCGCAAGCCGGTCTACCTGGCCCTGCAACACCTCGAACGCGCCGAGCACCTGGCCCAGCAGCTGGCGTTCTTCGGCATGTCGGCGCAGCCCCTGGACAGCGCCAACGCCTTTCGCGCGGCCATGCTCGAACGCCACCCGGCGGCGATTCTCATGGACGTGAACTTCTCCGGCCCGGGCGCCGGCCTGCACCTGGCCGCCGCGGTGCAGCAGGGCCTGGAGCAGAAGATCCCGCTGCTGTTCTGCGGCCCCGAGGACACCGACACCCCGACCCGCCTGACGGCGGTACGCGCCGGCGGCCAGGAATTCCTCACCGGCAGCCTGGATGCCTCCGGCCTGCTCGAGCGCATCGAGGTGCTCACCCAGGTCGCCCAGTACGACCCCTACCGGGTGCTGATCATCGACGATTCCCGGGCCCAGGCCACCCACACCGAGCGGGTACTCAACGGTGCCGGCATCCTCACCCGCACCCTGACCGAGCCGATCCAGGCCATGGCCGAGCTGGCCGAGTTCCAGCCCGACCTGATCATCCTCGACATGTATATGCCCGGCTGCAGCGGCACCGAGCTGGCCAAGGTGATTCGCCACAACGACCGCTACGTCGGCGTGCCGATCATCTACCTGTCCGCCGAAGACGACCTGGACAAACAACTCGACGCCATGAGCGAGGGCGGCGACGACTTCCTCACCAAGCCGATCAAGCCGCGCCACCTGATCGCCACGGTGCGCAACCGCGCCGCCCGTGCCCGCCACCTCAAGGCGCGCATGGTGCGCGACAGTCTCACCGGCCTGTACAACCACACCCACACCCTGCAGCTGCTCGAGGACGCCCGCTACCGCGCCCAGCGCGACGGCCAGCCGCTGAGCTTCGCCATGCTCGACATCGACTATTTCAAGAGGGTCAACGACACCTATGGCCACCCCATGGGCGACCGGGTGATTAAGAGCCTGGCGCTGTTCCTCAAGCAACGCCTGCGCAAGACCGACCATATCGGCCGCTACGGCGGCGAGGAGTTCGCCGTGGTCATGCCGGGCACCGATGCCCGGGCCGCGCAACAGGTGATCGACGGCATCCGCCGGCGCTTCGCCGAGATCCATTACCCGGCCCACCCCCAGGACCTGTCCTGCACCTTCAGCGCCGGCATCGCCGAGCTGCGCGACGACATGGACGGCAAGCACCTCTCGCAGCAGGCCGACGAGGCGCTGTACCGGGCCAAACACGGTGGGCGCAACCGGGTCGAGCGGTACGTCGCCGACTGA
- a CDS encoding DUF2333 family protein, with amino-acid sequence MKDFAMLDWKKGAAGVRDSLEDAGERAPRKSAGGWAGRALGSLIGLYLLLALVVGWYWSQEPELFPVQLQAQAAAQSSGRQMVNGYTTVETLKRVASTLLDKPGGYLANDLAPPGLWLDNMPSWEYGVLVQVRDLSRALRKDFARSQSQSTEDVDLAKAEPRFNFDNKSWALPASESEYRDGIKLLDRYLARLADPAKPSAQFYTRADNLNNWLGDAATRLGSLSQRLSASVGQVRLNTDLPDPVLAEEGTGGIAEGIYETPWMQIDNVFYEARGQAWALSHLLRAIEVDFADVLAKKNATISLRQIIRELEAAQETLWSPMILNGSGYGLLANHSLVMANYISRANAAIIDLRTLLSQG; translated from the coding sequence ATGAAGGACTTTGCCATGCTGGACTGGAAGAAGGGCGCTGCTGGTGTACGCGACAGCCTCGAAGACGCGGGCGAGCGCGCGCCCAGGAAATCTGCCGGGGGCTGGGCCGGTCGGGCCTTGGGCAGCCTGATCGGTCTCTATCTGCTGCTGGCGCTGGTGGTCGGTTGGTACTGGAGTCAGGAACCCGAGCTGTTCCCGGTGCAGCTGCAGGCCCAGGCCGCGGCGCAGAGCAGCGGACGGCAGATGGTCAATGGCTACACCACGGTGGAGACCCTCAAGCGGGTCGCCAGCACCCTGCTGGACAAGCCCGGTGGCTACCTGGCCAACGACCTGGCCCCGCCGGGCCTGTGGCTGGACAACATGCCGAGCTGGGAGTACGGCGTGCTGGTGCAGGTGCGCGACCTGTCGCGGGCGCTGCGCAAGGACTTCGCCCGCTCGCAGTCGCAATCCACCGAGGACGTCGACCTGGCCAAGGCCGAGCCGCGCTTCAACTTCGACAACAAGAGCTGGGCGCTGCCGGCCTCGGAGTCGGAGTACCGCGACGGCATCAAGCTGCTGGACCGCTACCTGGCCCGCCTGGCCGATCCGGCCAAGCCCAGCGCACAGTTCTATACCCGTGCCGACAACCTGAACAACTGGCTGGGCGATGCCGCCACCCGTCTCGGCTCGTTGTCGCAGCGGCTGTCGGCCAGCGTCGGCCAGGTACGCCTGAACACCGACCTGCCGGACCCGGTCCTGGCCGAGGAGGGCACCGGCGGCATCGCCGAGGGCATCTACGAGACGCCGTGGATGCAGATCGACAACGTGTTCTACGAGGCCCGCGGCCAGGCCTGGGCGCTGTCGCACCTGTTGCGCGCCATCGAGGTGGACTTCGCCGACGTGCTGGCGAAGAAGAACGCCACCATCAGCCTGCGGCAGATCATCCGTGAGCTGGAGGCCGCCCAGGAGACCCTGTGGAGCCCGATGATCCTCAACGGCAGCGGTTACGGCCTGCTGGCCAACCACTCGCTGGTGATGGCCAACTACATCTCGCGGGCCAATGCGGCGATCATCGACCTGCGTACCCTGTTGAGCCAGGGCTAG
- a CDS encoding NUDIX hydrolase, producing MGQSAREAAHRAASDAEQIAWVDADDRLLGSLPRRELRERGLIGRGTFILLFNSAGELCVHRRTLSKALYPGYWDVAAGGMVLAEESYAESAARELAEELGIAGAELREHERFFFDQADNRLWCAVFSAVSDAPLVLQPEEVLEAHFMAPRQALTEALEKPYCPDSLEALRRYLAT from the coding sequence ATGGGCCAATCCGCCCGCGAGGCGGCGCACCGCGCCGCTTCCGATGCCGAGCAGATCGCCTGGGTCGATGCGGACGACCGGCTGCTCGGTAGCCTGCCGCGCCGCGAGTTGCGCGAGCGCGGCCTGATCGGCCGGGGCACCTTCATCCTGCTGTTCAACTCCGCCGGCGAGCTGTGCGTGCATCGGCGCACCCTGAGCAAGGCGCTGTATCCGGGGTACTGGGACGTGGCCGCCGGCGGCATGGTGTTGGCCGAGGAGAGCTATGCCGAGTCCGCCGCCCGCGAGTTGGCCGAGGAACTGGGCATCGCCGGGGCCGAGCTGCGCGAGCACGAGCGCTTCTTCTTCGACCAGGCGGACAACCGCCTGTGGTGCGCGGTGTTCTCGGCGGTCTCCGATGCGCCCCTGGTGCTGCAGCCGGAAGAAGTGCTCGAGGCGCACTTCATGGCGCCGCGCCAGGCCCTGACCGAGGCCCTCGAGAAACCCTACTGCCCGGACTCGCTGGAGGCGCTGCGGCGCTATCTGGCGACCTGA
- a CDS encoding translation initiation factor Sui1, whose product MVKKASSFAALGGLVYSTDSGRHCPDCSQPVDACICHKTQIPAGDGIARVRRETKGRGGKTVTTVSGVPLAEEALKELASALKKRCGCGGALKDGVIEIQGDHVQLLLDELLKRGFQAKKSGG is encoded by the coding sequence GTGGTCAAGAAAGCCTCGTCATTCGCCGCCCTCGGCGGCCTGGTGTACTCCACCGACAGCGGCCGGCACTGCCCGGACTGCAGCCAGCCGGTGGACGCCTGCATCTGCCACAAGACCCAGATCCCTGCCGGCGACGGTATCGCCCGCGTGCGCCGCGAAACCAAGGGCCGTGGCGGCAAGACGGTGACCACCGTCAGCGGCGTGCCCCTGGCCGAGGAGGCGCTCAAGGAGCTGGCCAGCGCGCTGAAGAAGCGTTGCGGTTGTGGGGGGGCGCTGAAAGACGGGGTGATCGAGATCCAGGGCGATCACGTCCAACTGCTCCTCGACGAACTGCTCAAACGCGGCTTCCAGGCGAAGAAGTCCGGCGGCTAG